The genome window ACGAAATCGGACGATTTGAGCGGCGAGCAGGTGACGCAGATTCGGAAGATCATCGACGAGCATCATAAGGTTGAAGGTGATCTGCGCCGCGAAGTGTCCATGAACATCAAGCGGCTGATGGATCTTGGCGCGTACCGTGGTTTGAGGCACAGAAAAGGGTTGCCTGTCCGCGGGCAAAGGACAAGTACCAACGCCCGGACGCGCAAGGGTCCGAGACGTGCCGTAATGGGGAAGAGAAAGAAATAACGATACGAAGGGTGCGAGATGGCTAAGACCGCTAGGAAAAGAGGAAAGGTCAAAAAGGAAAAAAAGAACGTCCCTACTGGGGTGG of Desulfatiglans anilini DSM 4660 contains these proteins:
- the rpsM gene encoding 30S ribosomal protein S13, with the protein product MARIAGVDLPKGKRAEIALTYIYGIGRTTSQRILSEAGIDWDTKSDDLSGEQVTQIRKIIDEHHKVEGDLRREVSMNIKRLMDLGAYRGLRHRKGLPVRGQRTSTNARTRKGPRRAVMGKRKK